One window of Mauremys mutica isolate MM-2020 ecotype Southern chromosome 20, ASM2049712v1, whole genome shotgun sequence genomic DNA carries:
- the LOC123353874 gene encoding tumor necrosis factor ligand superfamily member 14-like has translation MGDGVVYPSVFVVDGQQHGVPFVPPMRRKRRVCWHSQFFLASLVILALAGVATEGYFLIRFQKELKKATSQVGEEAGAISEKSIQDRKRHAEKPAAHVLGAAFTTSGNGSLQWEHSKDWAFLHDVGYQGGSLVCIKPGYYYIYSKVHLMAQSCSQQGQSSVIYHGIYKKTPRYVEEMKLVENLVLYCNGKDSGFWRQNSFLGGIFHLEEEEQIYVKVSQRQVLQIRDGTRTYFGTFMI, from the exons ATGGGCGATGGGGTGGTGTATCCTTCTGTCTTCGTGGTGGACGGCCAGCAACACGGGGTCCCCTTTGTCCCGCCCATGAGGAGGAAGCGACGGGTGTGCTGGCACAGCCAGTTCTTCCTGGCCTCTCTGGTCATCTTAGCCCTGGCCGGCGTGGCCACCGAAGGCTATTTCCTGATCCGCTTCCAGAAAGAGCTGAAGAAGGCGACGTCCCAGGTTGGG GAGGAAGCAGGGGCCATCTCCGAGAAGTCCATTCAAG ACCGGAAACGTCATGCTGAGAAGCCAGCAGCTCATGTCTTGG GTGCAGCCTTCACCACCTCTGGGAACGGCTCTCTGCAGTGGGAACACAGTAAGGACTGGGCTTTCCTGCATGACGTGGGTTACCAGGGCGGCTCTCTGGTCTGCATCAAGCCCGGCTACTATTACATCTACTCCAAGGTCCATCTCATGGCGCAGAGTTGCTCTCAGCAGGGCCAGAGTTCCGTCATCTATCATGGCATCTATAAGAAGACCCCCAGGTATGTCGAGGAGATGAAACTTGTGGAGAACCTGGTCCTTTACTGCAATGGGAAGGATAGTGGGTTCTGGCGGCAAAACAGCTTCCTGGGAGGAATCTtccacctggaggaggaggagcagattTACGTCAAGGTGTCACAGAGACAGGTGCTACAGATCAGAGACGGCACCAGGACTTATTTTGGCACCTTCATGATCTGA